The Macaca nemestrina isolate mMacNem1 chromosome 12, mMacNem.hap1, whole genome shotgun sequence genome contains a region encoding:
- the LOC105471014 gene encoding olfactory receptor 5AP2, with protein sequence MRLMKEVRGRNQTELTEFLLLGLSDNPDLQGVLFALFLLIYMATMVGNLGMTVLIKIDLCLHTPMYFFLSSLSFVDASYSSSVTPKMLVNLMAENKAISFHECAAQFYFFGSFLGTECFLLAMMAYDRYAAIWNPLLYPVLMSGRICFWLIATSFLAGFGNAAIHTGMTFRLSFCGSNRINHFYCDTPPLLKLSCSDTHVNGIVIMAFSSFNVICCVMIVLISYLCIFIAILKMPSLEGRHKAFSTCASHLMAVTIFFGTILFMYLRPTSSYSMEQDKVVSVFYTVIIPMLNPLIYSLKNKDVKNALKKILQKHIL encoded by the coding sequence ATGAGACTTATGAAAGAGGTTCGAGGCAGAAATCAAACAGAATTGACAGAATTTCTCCTCTTAGGACTTTCTGACAATCCAGATCTACAAGGGGTCCTCTTTGCATTATTTCTGTTAATCTATATGGCAACCATGGTGGGCAATTTGGGGATGACTGTATTGATTAAGATTGATCTCTGTCTCCACACTCCCATGTACTTCTTTCTCAGTAGCCTCTCTTTTGTGGATGCCTCTTACTCTTCTTCCGTCACTCCCAAGATGCTGGTGAACCTCATGGCTGAGAATAAGGCCATTTCTTTTCATGAATGTGCTGCCCAGTTCTACTTCTTTGGCTCCTTCCTGGGGACTGAGTGCTTCCTGTTGGCAATGATGGCATACGACCGCTACGCAGCCATTTGGAATCCCCTGCTCTACCCAGTACTCATGTCTGGGAGAATTTGCTTTTGGCTAATAGCTACCTCCTTCCTAGCAGGTTTTGGAAATGCAGCCATACACACAGGGATGACTTTTAGATTGTCCTTTTGTGGCTCTAATAGGATCAACCATTTCTACTGTGATACTCCACCACTGCTCAAACTCTCTTGCTCTGATACCCATGTCAATGGCATTGTGATCATGGCTTTCTCAAGTTTTAATGTCATCTGCTGTGTTATGATTGTCCTCATTTCCTACCTGTGTATCTTCATTGCCATCTTGAAGATGCCTTCGTTAGAGGGCAGGCACAAAGCCTTCTCCACCTGTGCCTCTCACCTCATGGCTGTCACCATATTCTTTGGAACAATCCTCTTCATGTACTTGCGCCCTACATCTAGCTACTCAATGGAGCAGGACAAGGTTGTCTCTGTCTTTTATACAGTAATAATCCCTATGCTAAATCCCCTCatctatagtttaaaaaataaggatGTAAAAAACGCCCTAAAGAAGATCTTACAGAAACACATCTTGTAA